The sequence below is a genomic window from Candidatus Omnitrophota bacterium.
GTCAATAACTATGCAGTCAGGCTTTATGATTCTGCCTATTTTAGCAGCTTGAGAGATTATTGTTTTAACGGGGGCAGCCAAGATGATTAAATCCGCGTTAGAAGCGATATTTAAATTTGTTGAGCCCTGATCAATAACTTTTAGTTTTTTAGCTTTAATAATGGAGCTTTGGTGCAAGCTTATCCCGGTAATGTAAGAGCATAGTTTATTTCTTTTTAGCCCCAAGGCAATAGAGCCTCCGATTAATCCTGTTCCGAATATGCAAACATTCTTAAAGTTATTCATCAGTTTAAATTTCTCTTTCAATAGCTTTTGCGATATTTTTAAGTTCCTTGATAAGATTAGCAAAGTTGGCCGGAGTAAGCGATTGCGCTCCGTCTGACATTGCCTCTTCAGGATGAGAATGCACTTCAATTAGAAGCCCGTCTGCTCCAGAGGCGATACTGGCCTTGGCTAAAGCCGGTACCAGGCCCCATTTTCCCGCAGCGTGGCTGGGGTCAACAATAATTGGGAGATGCGAATATTGCTTCACAAGCGGAACAGCGCTTATATCAAGGGTATTGCGGGTGGCATCTTCAAAGGTGCGTATGCCCCTTTCGCATAAGATCACATTGAAATTACCCCCGGAAACAATGTATTCCGCGGACATAAGCAGTTCTTTTATTGTTGAAGACAAGCCCCTTTTAAGAAGGACCGGTTTCTTGGTAAGCCCCACTTCTTTAAGCAGGTTAAAATTTTGCATATTGCGCGCGCCTATCTGCAAGACATCCACATATTTGGCAACTAATTCCACGTCGCGGGTATCCATGACCTCGCTTAATGTGACCATCTCCAGGTCTTTGCCAACCTTGTTTAAATATTTCAGCCCCTCTTCTCCTAATCCCTGAAAACTGTATGGAGAACTGCGAGGCTTAAAAGCTCCGCCTCTTAATACTTTTACCCCCATTTGTTTGATTTCTTTGGCTATTTCATAAAGGGTATCATAATTTTCTATGGCGCAGGGGCCTGCCATAGCAATAATCTTGTTGCCTCCTATAAAAACGCCTTTGCCTAAATCAATAACTGAAGATTCTTTCTTGAATTCTTGGGATACAAGTTTATAGGGGGCCAAAACCGGAATAACTTTTTCTACTCCGGGGAAAGCCTCAAGTGGGGTAACCCTTAATATATCTTCCGGGCCAATAACCCCAATAATAGTGCGCTCTGTGCCTTTGGATATATGCGGGGTAAGCCCGATCTTTTTTACCTTTTCGACTATATGATTTATATCGGCGTCTGCAGCGCCGGGTTTTAATACAATGATCATTTTGCCCTCCGCTTATCAAACTTAATTTCTTTTAGCACGGAAATGAATCTCTTGTTTTCTTTTTCAGTCCCGATAGTAACGCGTATAAAATTATTTAAGTTATATTGTTTCATATCCCTGACAATTACTCCTTTTTCAAGCATTTTCTTAAATAGGCCTACGCCATCCTCTTGCACGTCCATAAGTATGAAATTCGTGACAGAATCTACATAAAATATGCCTAATTGCTTTAAGGCTGAAGAAAAGTATTTTTTACCTTCCGCATTTATTCTGCGGGCTTTCTTCAGGAAGGCCTTATCGCCTAAGGCGGCAAGGGCTGCTTCTTGCGCAATAAGATTAGTATTAAACGGCTGCCTGACCCTTTCCATAAAAGAAGTGAATTCTTTTCTTGCTATAGCGTAACCAATGCGCAAGCCCGCCAAACCGTAACCTTTGGAGAATGTCTTCAAGGTTATAACATTGGCATCCTTAAAATAATCAAGGCCGCTGGGGTAATCATCAACATCAATAAATGTATCATAGGCTTCATCTAAAACCACAATAACATGTTCGGGCAGGCCCTTTAAGAAATCCTGGATTTGGCCTTTTGTAAGATATGTTCCTGTGGGGTTATTGGGGTTGGCGATAAATACAAGCTTGGTTTTATCTGAAATCGCGTTTTTTAACCCCGCCAGGTCGTATTTAAAAGATTTAAGAGGAACAGTTATTACCTTTTTATTGTTGACTTTAGAAATGATTTCATACTCCAGAAAAGTTACTTCAGAGGTAACGATATTTTCATCATCCTCGACAAAAGTCTTAATGATAATATCAATTAACTCATCCGAGCCGTTGCCCAAAACTAAATTTTCCGGTTCTACTTTCAGAAATTCAGCCAATCCCTTTTTGAGGTAAAAACCCTGTCCGTCAGGATAGCGGTTGACCGATTTTAAGGCCTTTTGCATTGCCCTTACCGCTTTTGGAGAGCCGCCTAACGGGTTTTCATTGGAAGCCAGCTTAATAACTTCTTTAAGGCGGAATTGGCGTTTTATTTCTTCAATGGGCCTTCCGCCAACATAGGGTGTAATATTTTGCACATTTTTTCTTGCCAGCTGCATTTTATCTCCTGCGATTATAGAAATTGTTTCAATTAAGATTCCGGATACGAGCCTAAAATCTTCAAGAACTTGCATTTACTGTCCAAATCTGCGATAGCTTTTGAAACATTCTTGTCCTGCAAGTGCCCCTCCAGGTCCACATAGAAATAATATTCCCATGCCTTGACTTTAGACGGCCGGGATTCTATTTTTGTTAAGTTTATTTTATATTTCTTAAAGGTGTTCAGCATATCATGTAAGGCCCCTACCCTGTCTTTTATGGAAAAAAGAAGTGACGTCCGGCTGTGTTTTATCTGCGGCACCTGGGTATTGCCGATAACCATAAAACGAGTTATATTGTGCGGCGAATCTTCAATGCCTTTAGAGAGGACTTTTAATTTATAAACCTTAGCCGCTAAAAGCGATGCGATACAAGCGCTGTTTCTTTCTTTGCTTACAATTTGTGCCGCCTTGGTGGTGCTGGAAACTTCAATTCTTTCCGCGTGGGGAAGATTATCCTGCAGCCATCTGCGGCATTGCCCGAAAACTTGTAAAATAGAGTATACTTTCTTAATCTGTTTGAGCTGGCATTTAGCAAGTAAATTATGCGCAATCGGCTGCAATATCTGGCTGCATATTTTCAAATCGGACTGCATAAACATATCTAAGGTATGGGTTACCGCTCCCTCGATAGAGTTTTCTATCGGGACAACGCCGTAATCCGCCTGATTGTTTTCAACGCTGTTAAAAACATCAAAGATGCTTTCGCAGGGAATATATTCTACCTGTAATCCAAAACGTTTGATCGCGGCCAAATTCGTGAAGCTTGCCTGCGGGCCTAAGTATGCCACTTTTAACTTCCGTCCGATCGCAAGGCTGTAAGACATGATCTCGCGGTAAACAGCTTCTAAAGCCGAAGACGGGAAAGGGCCATTGTTGAAAGATTTTATTTTATTTAAGACTTCGTATTCTCTTTCCGGGGCATACGCGCTTTTGCCCTGGTCTTTCTTGCTGCTGGCGATCTCCAAGACCAGATTAGCGCGTTTGTTTAAGACGCCCACTATCTGTTTATCTAACTTATCTATTTTCTGACGAAGCTTCTGTATTTTCATTTTCCGTGACCTCGGTTTTTGTGTTTTGCGTTTCAATTTCCTCTATTTCTATATTTTCCGGTATTTTTAATTCTTCGATTTTCGGCAAATCTTCAAGATTGTTTAACCCGAAATATTCTAAGAATTTTTTGGTTGTGCCGAATACATAAGGGCATCCAGGCGTATTTCTTCTTCCGGCTACGCGGACCAGATCTTTTTCCAACAAGCTATCTATAACCCCGTCCACATTGACATTACGCAATGTCTCTATTTCTATCTTGGTAAGCGGCTGTTTATAGGCGATTATTGCCAGGGTTTCCAGGGCCGGGCGCGACAGTTTTTCCACTTTGCGCCCTTTATGCAGTTTCTTTAGTAATGGGGCGAAATCAACGGGAGTGCTTAATTGGAAACCTCCTGCGACTTCATTGATCCTTAAGCCGCGGTTGGAAACCTGGTAATCTGTTTTTAATTCTTGAATAACCGCGTTTATATCTGCCGAAGGCAGATTATCCAGGGCTTTTCTTATCTGCTCAATGGTAAGCGGTTTATCAGTTGAAAAAAGCATTGCTTCTACAACAGCCTTCAAGTTATTCTCTGCCATTTTAGATTGCCTTTTTTTGTTTGTAAACTTCGTTTAACAGCTCTTCAGTAGTCTTTATATCTTTCGCCCTCTCAAAAGCCCTCTTGACCATATTTTCCGCTTCGGATTTATTATATTCCAGCTGCATTAAAACAGAAACCGCTTCTTTAATTAAATCCGATTGCGCGGGCTGCAACCGTCCTTGTGAGGCGTCTTGCATAAGGCCGAACTTTCCGATTTTATTCTGCAGCTTTGCTATTATATCTCGTGCTTTTTGCTGGCCTATCCCCGGAAGAGACCGCAAGAAATCCATGTCTGCTTCGTATATGGCTTTGGCAATAAGGGAAATCGGCTTATCAATAGCTTTAACCGCCGCTCTTGGCCCGATGCCAGAGACACTAATAAAACTTAAGAAGAAATCTTTC
It includes:
- a CDS encoding helix-hairpin-helix domain-containing protein, which codes for MIARISGKLISHDQTSAIIDAGGICYEVLIPQAIIQRIEKNITEDNKITLITYHYLQAEPSKNTPVLIGFLNQIEKDFFLSFISVSGIGPRAAVKAIDKPISLIAKAIYEADMDFLRSLPGIGQQKARDIIAKLQNKIGKFGLMQDASQGRLQPAQSDLIKEAVSVLMQLEYNKSEAENMVKRAFERAKDIKTTEELLNEVYKQKKAI
- the aroF gene encoding 3-deoxy-7-phosphoheptulonate synthase, encoding MIIVLKPGAADADINHIVEKVKKIGLTPHISKGTERTIIGVIGPEDILRVTPLEAFPGVEKVIPVLAPYKLVSQEFKKESSVIDLGKGVFIGGNKIIAMAGPCAIENYDTLYEIAKEIKQMGVKVLRGGAFKPRSSPYSFQGLGEEGLKYLNKVGKDLEMVTLSEVMDTRDVELVAKYVDVLQIGARNMQNFNLLKEVGLTKKPVLLKRGLSSTIKELLMSAEYIVSGGNFNVILCERGIRTFEDATRNTLDISAVPLVKQYSHLPIIVDPSHAAGKWGLVPALAKASIASGADGLLIEVHSHPEEAMSDGAQSLTPANFANLIKELKNIAKAIEREI
- the scpB gene encoding SMC-Scp complex subunit ScpB codes for the protein MAENNLKAVVEAMLFSTDKPLTIEQIRKALDNLPSADINAVIQELKTDYQVSNRGLRINEVAGGFQLSTPVDFAPLLKKLHKGRKVEKLSRPALETLAIIAYKQPLTKIEIETLRNVNVDGVIDSLLEKDLVRVAGRRNTPGCPYVFGTTKKFLEYFGLNNLEDLPKIEELKIPENIEIEEIETQNTKTEVTENENTEASSENR
- the pheA gene encoding prephenate dehydratase, whose translation is MKIQKLRQKIDKLDKQIVGVLNKRANLVLEIASSKKDQGKSAYAPEREYEVLNKIKSFNNGPFPSSALEAVYREIMSYSLAIGRKLKVAYLGPQASFTNLAAIKRFGLQVEYIPCESIFDVFNSVENNQADYGVVPIENSIEGAVTHTLDMFMQSDLKICSQILQPIAHNLLAKCQLKQIKKVYSILQVFGQCRRWLQDNLPHAERIEVSSTTKAAQIVSKERNSACIASLLAAKVYKLKVLSKGIEDSPHNITRFMVIGNTQVPQIKHSRTSLLFSIKDRVGALHDMLNTFKKYKINLTKIESRPSKVKAWEYYFYVDLEGHLQDKNVSKAIADLDSKCKFLKILGSYPES
- the hisC gene encoding histidinol-phosphate transaminase, whose amino-acid sequence is MQVLEDFRLVSGILIETISIIAGDKMQLARKNVQNITPYVGGRPIEEIKRQFRLKEVIKLASNENPLGGSPKAVRAMQKALKSVNRYPDGQGFYLKKGLAEFLKVEPENLVLGNGSDELIDIIIKTFVEDDENIVTSEVTFLEYEIISKVNNKKVITVPLKSFKYDLAGLKNAISDKTKLVFIANPNNPTGTYLTKGQIQDFLKGLPEHVIVVLDEAYDTFIDVDDYPSGLDYFKDANVITLKTFSKGYGLAGLRIGYAIARKEFTSFMERVRQPFNTNLIAQEAALAALGDKAFLKKARRINAEGKKYFSSALKQLGIFYVDSVTNFILMDVQEDGVGLFKKMLEKGVIVRDMKQYNLNNFIRVTIGTEKENKRFISVLKEIKFDKRRAK